Proteins from one Mycobacterium sp. HUMS_12744610 genomic window:
- a CDS encoding ESX-1 secretion-associated protein: MADSIHVEPAQLRHAAAQHLDASDYLRTVPSTHAAIQESLDSLGPIFGDLRDAGRELLELRRQCYEQQADDHAAMADKLRVSASRWEQHEQDAANDFGGIGDGGR, translated from the coding sequence ATGGCCGATTCGATCCACGTGGAGCCCGCGCAGCTGCGGCACGCCGCCGCCCAGCACCTGGACGCCTCCGACTACCTGCGCACCGTTCCGTCGACGCATGCCGCGATCCAGGAAAGCCTCGACTCCCTGGGGCCGATCTTCGGCGACCTGCGCGACGCCGGGCGCGAACTGCTCGAGCTCAGGCGCCAGTGCTACGAGCAGCAAGCCGACGACCACGCCGCCATGGCCGACAAGCTGCGGGTGTCGGCGAGCAGGTGGGAACAGCACGAGCAGGATGCGGCCAACGACTTCGGCGGCATCGGCGACGGCGGTCGATGA
- a CDS encoding DUF2694 family protein, translated as MTDPNPAFDTVHPSGHILVRSCRGGYLYSVTLSDEAMETDAETLARGILLTADVSHLKALLEVRDEILAAGHTPSAQVPTPYDLDTAIEKLLAHDLRRRDGVR; from the coding sequence ATGACCGACCCCAATCCCGCCTTCGACACCGTCCACCCCAGCGGGCACATCCTCGTCCGGTCCTGCCGCGGCGGCTACCTGTACAGCGTCACGCTGAGCGACGAGGCGATGGAGACCGATGCCGAGACGCTGGCCCGGGGCATCCTGCTGACCGCGGACGTGTCGCATCTGAAGGCGCTGCTGGAGGTGCGCGACGAGATCCTGGCCGCCGGCCACACGCCGTCGGCTCAGGTCCCCACCCCCTACGACCTCGACACCGCGATCGAGAAGCTGCTGGCGCACGATCTGCGGCGCCGCGACGGCGTGCGGTAG
- a CDS encoding DUF5632 domain-containing protein yields MDRITARRRLRRATRESLAIPAFSAPVDCTPWVTGGLWPALLSPVTAETATLAEYLKADLQRIVESANDVLKRLQRAGLVESIRQEEEARIVDEARALAVQRVESTIRQLHALRGDAPVAGHEAAAPQGRHRATASGNAEQEAAPAAEVTPVIELIEAAGAESADQRLRRLLTFAARQAPRLNWAVGDRADGSTVLVTDLAHGWIPPGIALPADVGLLPPERRTGTVAGLVGDVTRVAAYAPGDRLGWPDDLDPTTSSVRPRELPPVPDGGRVLSDATRGRAGLPRLVHALAAAAAGGTRVLDDEVDLLRVHLDTALHQLSVQHPGAGPGLLLDCLLLAATEAAVTGDATSANYHLAWFQKLDAAPGE; encoded by the coding sequence ATGGATCGGATAACGGCGCGTCGGCGTCTGCGGAGGGCGACGCGAGAATCGTTGGCGATCCCGGCCTTCAGCGCTCCGGTCGATTGCACCCCGTGGGTGACGGGCGGGCTCTGGCCCGCCTTGCTCTCACCGGTCACCGCCGAAACTGCCACGCTCGCAGAGTATTTGAAGGCCGATCTGCAGCGAATCGTCGAAAGCGCCAACGACGTGCTGAAGAGGCTGCAGCGGGCCGGACTGGTGGAGTCGATCCGGCAGGAAGAGGAGGCCCGGATCGTCGACGAGGCCCGCGCCCTGGCCGTGCAACGGGTCGAGTCGACGATCCGCCAGTTGCACGCGCTGCGGGGTGACGCGCCGGTGGCCGGTCACGAAGCCGCAGCCCCGCAGGGCCGGCACCGCGCCACCGCGTCGGGGAATGCCGAGCAGGAGGCTGCGCCCGCAGCCGAGGTCACCCCGGTCATCGAGCTCATCGAGGCCGCCGGTGCCGAGTCGGCCGACCAGCGACTGCGCCGTCTGCTGACCTTCGCGGCCCGTCAGGCACCGCGGCTGAACTGGGCGGTCGGCGACCGGGCCGACGGCAGCACGGTCCTGGTCACCGACCTGGCCCACGGGTGGATACCGCCGGGTATCGCGCTTCCGGCCGACGTGGGACTGCTGCCGCCGGAGCGACGGACCGGCACGGTCGCCGGCCTGGTAGGCGACGTCACGCGCGTCGCGGCCTACGCTCCCGGGGACCGCCTGGGCTGGCCGGACGACTTGGACCCGACGACGTCCTCGGTGCGCCCCCGCGAACTGCCCCCGGTCCCGGATGGGGGGCGGGTGCTCAGCGACGCGACGCGTGGGCGCGCGGGCCTGCCCCGGCTCGTGCACGCGTTGGCCGCGGCGGCGGCCGGCGGGACCCGGGTCCTCGACGACGAGGTGGACCTGCTGCGGGTGCATCTCGACACCGCGCTGCACCAACTGTCGGTGCAGCATCCCGGTGCGGGCCCCGGGTTGTTGCTCGACTGTCTGCTGCTGGCGGCCACCGAGGCCGCCGTCACCGGGGACGCGACCTCGGCGAACTACCACCTGGCCTGGTTCCAGAAACTGGACGCAGCACCTGGTGAGTGA
- a CDS encoding DUF2710 family protein, whose amino-acid sequence MSGSGGRANLSDRDLVDAVLRDLSEAADKWEALVAQAETVTYSVDLGDVHAVANSDGRLLQLTLHPGVMTGYTHAELADRLNLAIAALREEAETQNEATYGGPLQ is encoded by the coding sequence GTGTCGGGATCGGGCGGTCGCGCGAACCTGAGCGACAGGGATCTCGTCGACGCGGTGCTGCGCGATCTGAGTGAGGCGGCCGACAAGTGGGAGGCGCTGGTCGCCCAGGCCGAGACCGTCACCTATAGCGTCGATCTCGGTGACGTCCACGCCGTCGCCAACTCCGACGGCAGGTTGCTGCAGCTGACGCTGCACCCGGGGGTGATGACCGGCTACACCCACGCGGAGCTGGCGGACCGGCTGAATCTGGCGATCGCCGCCCTGCGCGAAGAGGCCGAGACGCAGAACGAGGCCACCTACGGCGGCCCCCTGCAGTGA
- a CDS encoding TIGR03084 family metal-binding protein produces the protein MAGPGPIVANLRAESDGLDALVAPLRQDQWALPTPAPGWTIAHQIAHLLWTDRVALTAVTDAAAFAAALEAAAADPDGFVDAGAAELAALPPSELLSEWRVYRARLHEALLAVPQERKVPWFGPPMSAASMATARLMESWAHGLDVADALGVTRPATPRLRSIAHLGVRTRDYAFFVHNQAAPAEPFRVELRAPDGDIWSWGPPDAAQRVTGAALDFCFLVTQRRPLGELDITAEGADARRWLQIAQAFAGPPGAGR, from the coding sequence ATGGCCGGACCCGGGCCGATCGTGGCCAACTTGCGCGCCGAGAGCGACGGCCTCGACGCCCTGGTGGCGCCGCTTCGGCAGGACCAGTGGGCCCTTCCGACTCCCGCACCGGGCTGGACCATCGCCCACCAGATCGCGCACCTGCTGTGGACGGACCGGGTCGCGCTCACCGCGGTCACCGATGCGGCCGCGTTCGCCGCCGCGCTCGAGGCCGCCGCGGCCGACCCGGACGGCTTCGTCGACGCGGGCGCGGCGGAACTGGCGGCCCTACCGCCGTCGGAGTTGCTCAGCGAGTGGCGGGTGTACCGGGCGCGACTGCACGAGGCGCTGCTGGCGGTGCCGCAGGAGCGCAAGGTGCCGTGGTTCGGCCCTCCCATGAGCGCCGCGTCGATGGCCACCGCCCGGCTCATGGAGAGCTGGGCGCACGGCCTCGACGTCGCCGACGCCCTCGGCGTCACCCGGCCCGCCACGCCGCGACTGCGGTCGATCGCCCACCTCGGGGTGCGGACCCGCGACTACGCGTTCTTCGTCCACAACCAGGCCGCCCCGGCCGAGCCGTTCCGCGTCGAGTTGCGGGCCCCCGACGGCGACATCTGGTCGTGGGGGCCGCCCGACGCCGCCCAGCGGGTCACCGGAGCGGCCCTGGACTTCTGCTTCCTGGTGACTCAGCGGCGCCCGCTCGGCGAACTGGACATCACCGCCGAGGGCGCCGACGCGCGGCGCTGGCTACAGATCGCCCAGGCTTTCGCCGGCCCGCCCGGCGCCGGCCGCTGA
- a CDS encoding MFS transporter, translating into MTETRTPTRAPADIWRSVRGLPDFWRLLQVRMASQFGDGLFQAGMAGALLFNPDRAADPMAIARAFAVLFLPYSLLGPFAGALMDRWDRRLVLVGATAARLVLIAAIGTILAVRAGDMALLIAALFANGLARFVASGLSASLPHVVPREQVVTMNAVATASGAVAAFLGANFMLVPRLLMGAGDDGASAIIFLTAIPVSIALLLALRFGPRVLGPDDTVRAIHGSALYAVLTGWLHGARTVMRYPTVAGTLSGLAAHRMAVGINSLLILLLVRHLSGPHTGGLGTALIFFAATGLGAFLANLLTPVAVRRWGRYATANGALAAAALIQTAGAGLRIPVMVVCGFLLGVAGQVVKLCADSAMQIDVDDALRGHVFAVQDALFWVAFIAAITVAAAVIPADGHAPAFALFGSALYLGGLLVHAFVSRR; encoded by the coding sequence GTGACTGAAACCCGGACGCCCACGCGCGCACCCGCGGACATCTGGCGGTCGGTGCGCGGTTTGCCCGATTTCTGGCGGCTGCTGCAGGTGCGCATGGCGAGTCAGTTCGGGGACGGTCTGTTCCAGGCGGGGATGGCCGGGGCGTTGCTGTTCAACCCGGACCGGGCCGCCGACCCGATGGCGATCGCCCGCGCGTTCGCGGTGCTGTTCTTGCCCTATTCGCTGCTGGGGCCGTTCGCCGGGGCGCTGATGGACCGCTGGGATCGGCGCCTGGTGCTGGTCGGCGCCACCGCGGCCCGGCTGGTCCTGATCGCCGCGATCGGCACCATTCTGGCGGTGCGGGCCGGAGACATGGCGCTGCTGATCGCGGCGTTGTTCGCCAACGGCCTGGCGCGGTTCGTCGCGTCCGGGCTGTCGGCGTCGCTGCCGCACGTGGTACCGCGCGAACAGGTCGTGACCATGAACGCGGTCGCTACCGCGTCGGGCGCCGTCGCGGCGTTCCTGGGCGCCAATTTCATGCTCGTGCCCCGCCTGCTGATGGGCGCCGGCGACGACGGCGCCTCAGCGATCATCTTCCTCACCGCGATCCCGGTGTCGATCGCGTTGCTGCTGGCGTTGCGGTTCGGCCCCCGGGTGCTCGGCCCGGACGACACGGTGCGGGCCATCCACGGGTCGGCCCTGTACGCGGTCCTCACCGGCTGGCTGCACGGGGCGCGCACGGTCATGCGCTACCCGACGGTGGCCGGCACCCTGTCGGGCCTGGCCGCGCACCGGATGGCGGTCGGCATCAACTCACTGCTGATCCTGCTGCTGGTCCGCCACCTGAGCGGGCCTCACACCGGGGGACTGGGCACCGCGCTGATCTTCTTCGCCGCCACGGGCCTCGGGGCGTTCCTGGCCAACCTGCTGACCCCGGTCGCGGTCCGCCGGTGGGGCCGCTACGCCACGGCCAACGGCGCGCTGGCCGCCGCCGCGCTGATTCAGACCGCGGGCGCCGGGTTGCGGATTCCGGTCATGGTGGTGTGCGGCTTCCTGCTCGGCGTAGCCGGCCAGGTGGTCAAGCTGTGCGCGGACTCCGCGATGCAGATCGACGTCGACGACGCGTTGCGCGGGCACGTGTTCGCGGTGCAGGACGCGCTGTTCTGGGTCGCGTTCATCGCCGCGATCACCGTGGCCGCGGCGGTGATCCCGGCCGACGGACACGCCCCCGCATTCGCGCTGTTCGGGTCGGCTCTGTACCTGGGCGGGCTGCTCGTCCACGCCTTCGTGAGCAGGCGATGA
- a CDS encoding YqgE/AlgH family protein, producing MAPPEDPEDFVARAAQRVRAGTLLLANTNLLEPTFRRSVIYIVEHNEGGTLGVVVNRASETAVYNVLPQWTKLVAKPKTMFIGGPVKRDAALCLATLRVGADPQDVPGLRHVTGRVVMVDLDADPDMIAPLVEGVRIFAGYSGWTIGQLEGEIERDDWIVLSALPSDVLVGPRTDLWGQVLRRQPLPMSLLATHPIDVSRN from the coding sequence ATGGCCCCGCCCGAAGATCCCGAGGACTTTGTCGCGCGCGCCGCACAGCGGGTGCGTGCGGGCACCTTGCTGCTGGCCAACACCAATCTCCTCGAACCCACGTTTCGGCGCAGCGTGATCTACATCGTGGAACACAACGAGGGCGGCACGCTGGGTGTCGTGGTCAACCGGGCCAGCGAGACTGCCGTGTACAACGTGCTGCCGCAGTGGACCAAGCTGGTGGCCAAGCCCAAGACGATGTTCATCGGGGGCCCGGTCAAGCGCGACGCGGCGCTGTGCCTGGCGACGCTGCGCGTCGGCGCCGACCCGCAGGACGTGCCGGGTTTGCGTCACGTCACCGGCCGGGTGGTGATGGTCGACCTGGACGCCGACCCGGATATGATCGCGCCGCTGGTCGAGGGCGTGCGGATCTTTGCCGGATATTCCGGTTGGACGATCGGTCAGCTGGAAGGCGAGATCGAGCGCGACGACTGGATTGTACTGTCGGCCTTGCCCTCCGACGTCCTCGTCGGGCCGCGGACCGACCTGTGGGGGCAGGTGCTGCGTCGGCAGCCGCTACCGATGTCGCTGCTTGCCACCCATCCGATCGACGTCAGCCGCAACTGA
- a CDS encoding LpqN/LpqT family lipoprotein, with product MIQFAPTQRAFLGGMVAGLIAVGIVAGAKASADPVLPAPAPAVPAPAPVQPNVPAAPGGAGGNRVLATPPVSNALVPPSPAVAGAAAPVAPAPPVAAPAITGTLREYLQTKGVKLEAQKPQGFKPLDITLPVPTRWTQVPDPNVPDAFAVIADRQGNSIYTSNAQVVVYKLVGNFDPREAITHGYVDSQKLPAWEATNASMADFDGFPSSVIEGTYRDGDMMLNTSRRHVVATSGHDRYLVSLAVTTDRAQAVADAPATDAIVNGFRVAVPGAPAPAPAQAPVASPVGLPGAAPATAPGGLPAPVPAPVPATAPLGLPGQAALSNQTPPRQPMPNLLALVPGLPPLPNLHLGPQG from the coding sequence ATGATTCAGTTCGCCCCGACCCAGCGGGCATTCCTCGGGGGTATGGTTGCCGGCTTGATCGCCGTCGGGATTGTCGCGGGCGCCAAGGCATCGGCGGATCCCGTCCTTCCCGCACCCGCCCCGGCCGTGCCCGCGCCGGCACCGGTGCAGCCCAACGTCCCCGCGGCGCCCGGCGGGGCGGGCGGCAACCGCGTCCTCGCCACCCCACCGGTGTCGAATGCGTTGGTCCCGCCGAGTCCCGCGGTGGCCGGAGCCGCCGCCCCGGTCGCACCGGCGCCACCGGTGGCGGCACCCGCGATCACCGGAACGCTCCGCGAATACCTGCAGACCAAGGGCGTCAAGCTGGAAGCCCAGAAGCCCCAGGGATTCAAGCCGCTCGACATCACACTGCCGGTGCCCACCCGCTGGACCCAGGTACCCGACCCCAACGTGCCCGACGCGTTCGCGGTGATCGCCGACCGCCAGGGCAACAGCATCTACACCTCGAACGCGCAGGTCGTGGTGTACAAACTGGTCGGCAACTTCGATCCCAGAGAGGCGATCACGCACGGCTACGTCGACAGCCAGAAGCTGCCGGCCTGGGAGGCCACCAACGCCTCCATGGCCGACTTCGACGGGTTCCCGTCGTCGGTGATCGAGGGCACCTACCGCGACGGTGACATGATGCTCAACACGTCGCGGCGCCACGTCGTCGCCACCTCCGGGCACGACAGGTATCTGGTGTCGCTGGCGGTCACCACCGACCGCGCCCAGGCGGTCGCGGACGCGCCGGCCACGGACGCCATCGTCAACGGGTTCCGTGTCGCCGTGCCCGGCGCACCGGCCCCCGCGCCAGCTCAGGCACCCGTCGCGTCGCCCGTCGGCCTCCCCGGCGCCGCGCCCGCCACGGCGCCGGGCGGGCTTCCCGCCCCGGTGCCCGCGCCGGTACCGGCCACGGCCCCGCTGGGCCTTCCCGGGCAGGCGGCCCTGTCCAACCAGACGCCGCCCCGGCAGCCGATGCCCAACCTGCTGGCCCTGGTGCCGGGCCTGCCGCCCCTGCCGAACCTGCACCTCGGTCCGCAAGGCTAG
- the leuS gene encoding leucine--tRNA ligase yields the protein MTESPTAATGSATAPGPVPDSDAPPHRYTAALASRIESTWQDNWARLGTFNVANPVGALAPPQGTPVPEDKLFVQDMFPYPSGEGLHVGHPLGYIATDVYARYFRMTGHNVLHALGFDAFGLPAEQYAVQTGTHPRTRTEANIVNFRRQLGRLGLGHDSRRSFSTTDVEFYKWTQWIFLQIYNAWFDTAAGKARPIAELVAEFDSGARRLDDGRDWGALSAGERADVIDGHRLVYRADSMVNWCPGLGTVLANEEVTADGRSDRGNFPVFRKRLRQWMMRITAYSDRLLDDLDVLDWPDQVKTMQRNWIGRSTGAQALFSAATSDGAAVDVEVFTTRPDTLFGATYLVLAPEHDLVDRLVATAWPDGVDPAWTYDAATPADAVAAYRRAIAAKSDLERQESREKTGVFLGAYATNPANGEPVPVFIADYVLAGYGTGAIMAVPGHDQRDWDFAHQLGLPIVEVIAGGDVSQAAYTGDGVLVNSGFLDGMDVAAAKKAMTARLESDGRGRARIEFKLRDWLFARQRYWGEPFPIVYDGDGRPHALDEAALPVELPDVPDYSPVLFDPDDAGSEPSPPLAKAADWVHVELDLGDGLKPYSRDTNVMPQWAGSSWYELRYTDPHNSERFCAKENEAYWMGPRPAEHGPDDPGGVDLYVGGAEHAVLHLLYARFWHKVLYDLGHVSSREPYRRLVNQGYIQAFAYTDARGSYVPAEDVVERDGRFVYAGPGGEIEVFQEFGKIGKSLKNSISPDEICDEYGADTLRVYEMSMGPLEASRPWATKDVVGAHRFLQRVWRLVVDEGTGASRVADTAELDTATLRVLHRTIAGVSEDYAALRNNTAAAKLIEYTNHLTKEHRDAVPREAVEPLVLMLAPLAPHLAEELWSRLGHSASLAHGPFPQADPAYLVEDTVEYPVQVNGKVRGRVVVAAAADAGSLEAAALADEKVQAFLAGATPRKVIVVPGRLVNLVI from the coding sequence GTGACCGAATCCCCGACCGCCGCGACCGGCAGCGCCACAGCGCCGGGTCCAGTGCCGGACTCCGACGCGCCGCCGCACCGCTACACCGCGGCGCTGGCGAGCCGCATCGAGAGCACCTGGCAGGACAACTGGGCGCGGCTGGGCACGTTCAACGTCGCCAACCCGGTGGGCGCGCTGGCTCCGCCGCAAGGGACCCCGGTGCCCGAGGACAAGCTGTTCGTGCAGGACATGTTCCCCTATCCGTCGGGGGAGGGGCTGCATGTCGGCCACCCGCTGGGCTACATCGCCACCGACGTGTACGCGCGTTACTTCCGGATGACCGGCCACAATGTGCTGCACGCGTTGGGATTCGACGCTTTCGGGCTGCCCGCCGAGCAGTACGCGGTGCAGACCGGCACCCATCCGCGGACCCGGACCGAGGCAAACATCGTGAACTTCCGGCGCCAGCTGGGCCGGCTCGGTCTCGGCCACGACAGCCGGCGCAGCTTCTCGACCACCGACGTCGAGTTCTACAAGTGGACGCAGTGGATCTTCCTGCAGATCTACAACGCGTGGTTCGACACGGCGGCGGGCAAGGCCCGCCCGATCGCCGAACTGGTCGCCGAATTCGATTCCGGTGCACGCCGCCTCGACGACGGGCGGGACTGGGGCGCGCTGTCGGCGGGGGAGCGGGCCGACGTGATCGACGGCCACCGCCTGGTCTACCGCGCGGACTCGATGGTGAACTGGTGTCCCGGGCTGGGTACCGTGCTGGCCAACGAGGAGGTCACCGCCGACGGCCGCAGCGACCGCGGCAACTTCCCGGTGTTCCGGAAACGGTTGCGGCAGTGGATGATGCGCATCACCGCCTATTCCGACCGGCTGCTCGACGACCTGGACGTACTGGACTGGCCCGATCAGGTCAAGACCATGCAGCGCAACTGGATCGGCCGTTCGACCGGCGCGCAGGCGCTGTTCTCGGCGGCCACGAGCGATGGCGCGGCCGTGGACGTCGAGGTGTTCACCACCCGGCCCGACACGCTGTTCGGTGCCACCTACCTGGTCCTGGCGCCCGAGCACGACCTGGTCGACCGGCTGGTCGCTACCGCCTGGCCGGACGGTGTCGATCCCGCCTGGACCTACGACGCCGCCACGCCGGCTGACGCCGTCGCCGCCTACCGCCGCGCGATCGCCGCCAAGTCCGACCTGGAACGCCAGGAGAGCAGGGAGAAGACCGGCGTCTTCCTGGGCGCCTACGCGACCAACCCGGCCAACGGCGAGCCGGTGCCGGTCTTCATCGCCGACTACGTGCTGGCCGGCTACGGCACCGGGGCGATCATGGCGGTACCCGGCCACGATCAGCGAGACTGGGACTTCGCCCACCAGTTGGGCCTGCCGATCGTGGAAGTCATTGCCGGCGGCGATGTTTCGCAGGCCGCGTACACCGGCGACGGGGTGCTTGTGAACTCCGGTTTCCTCGACGGCATGGACGTGGCAGCGGCCAAGAAGGCGATGACGGCCCGCCTGGAATCCGACGGCCGCGGCCGCGCCCGCATCGAATTCAAGCTGCGAGACTGGCTTTTCGCGCGCCAGCGGTACTGGGGTGAGCCGTTCCCGATCGTCTACGACGGCGATGGACGCCCGCACGCCCTCGACGAGGCCGCCCTGCCCGTCGAACTGCCCGACGTGCCGGACTACTCGCCGGTCCTGTTCGATCCCGACGATGCCGGCAGCGAGCCGTCCCCGCCGCTGGCCAAGGCGGCCGACTGGGTGCACGTCGAGCTGGACCTGGGCGACGGGCTGAAGCCCTACAGCCGCGACACCAACGTGATGCCGCAGTGGGCGGGCAGCTCCTGGTACGAGCTGCGCTACACCGACCCGCACAACTCGGAGCGGTTCTGCGCCAAGGAGAACGAGGCCTACTGGATGGGCCCGCGGCCCGCCGAGCACGGCCCGGACGACCCCGGCGGCGTCGACCTGTACGTCGGGGGAGCCGAACACGCGGTGCTGCACCTGCTGTATGCGCGGTTCTGGCACAAGGTCCTCTACGACCTGGGCCACGTCAGCTCCCGAGAGCCCTACCGCCGGCTGGTCAACCAGGGCTACATCCAGGCGTTCGCCTACACCGACGCCCGCGGCTCCTACGTACCGGCCGAGGACGTGGTCGAACGCGACGGGCGCTTCGTGTACGCGGGGCCCGGCGGCGAGATCGAGGTCTTCCAGGAGTTCGGCAAGATCGGCAAGAGCCTGAAAAACTCGATCTCGCCCGACGAGATCTGCGACGAGTACGGCGCGGACACGCTGCGGGTCTACGAGATGTCGATGGGCCCGCTGGAGGCGTCGCGCCCCTGGGCCACCAAGGACGTCGTCGGTGCGCACCGCTTCCTGCAGCGGGTGTGGCGGTTGGTGGTCGACGAGGGCACCGGTGCGAGTCGGGTGGCCGACACGGCTGAGCTGGACACCGCAACCCTGCGGGTGCTGCACCGCACCATCGCCGGGGTGTCGGAAGACTATGCGGCACTGCGCAACAACACCGCCGCGGCCAAGCTCATCGAGTACACCAACCACCTCACCAAGGAGCACCGCGACGCGGTGCCCCGCGAGGCCGTCGAGCCGCTGGTGCTGATGCTGGCGCCGCTGGCCCCGCACCTGGCCGAGGAACTGTGGTCGCGGCTGGGGCACAGCGCCTCGCTGGCGCACGGTCCTTTCCCGCAGGCCGATCCCGCCTACCTCGTCGAGGACACCGTCGAGTACCCGGTGCAGGTCAACGGCAAGGTGCGCGGGCGGGTCGTGGTCGCCGCCGCCGCCGACGCCGGGTCACTGGAAGCCGCCGCGCTGGCCGACGAGAAGGTGCAGGCGTTCCTGGCCGGCGCCACTCCCCGCAAGGTGATCGTGGTCCCCGGCCGGCTGGTCAACCTGGTGATCTGA
- a CDS encoding SDR family oxidoreductase, with the protein MPTALITGAGGGIGSAIATALAPTHTLLLAGRPSGRLDAVAERLDATTFPFDLTDSDAIESSCEVVDGLDVLVHNAGVSIPGHVAESAVEEWRATFEVNVFGAVGLTLTLLPELRRARGHVVFINSGAGRRVSPGMASYSASKFALRAFADSLREDEPDLRVTTIFPGRTDTDMQRELVAFEGGEYDPARFLRPETVAAAVAGAVATAPDGHVHEVVLRPR; encoded by the coding sequence ATGCCCACTGCACTCATCACCGGCGCGGGCGGCGGAATCGGCTCGGCAATCGCCACCGCGCTCGCGCCGACGCACACCCTGCTGCTGGCCGGCCGGCCCTCCGGCCGGCTCGACGCCGTCGCCGAGCGGCTCGACGCCACCACGTTCCCCTTCGACCTGACCGACTCCGACGCCATCGAATCCAGCTGCGAGGTGGTCGACGGGCTCGACGTGCTGGTGCACAACGCCGGGGTATCCATCCCCGGCCACGTCGCCGAGTCCGCCGTCGAGGAGTGGCGCGCCACCTTCGAGGTGAATGTCTTTGGTGCGGTGGGGCTTACCTTGACGCTGTTGCCGGAGTTGCGGCGCGCCCGCGGCCACGTGGTGTTCATCAACTCCGGCGCGGGGCGCCGGGTGTCACCAGGCATGGCCTCGTATTCGGCCAGCAAGTTCGCGCTGCGGGCGTTCGCGGACTCGCTGCGCGAGGACGAGCCGGATCTTCGGGTGACCACGATCTTTCCGGGCCGCACCGACACCGACATGCAACGCGAACTCGTCGCGTTCGAGGGCGGCGAGTACGACCCCGCCAGGTTCCTGCGGCCCGAGACCGTCGCGGCCGCGGTCGCCGGAGCGGTCGCCACCGCGCCCGACGGTCACGTCCACGAGGTGGTGCTGCGGCCGCGCTGA
- a CDS encoding MarR family winged helix-turn-helix transcriptional regulator codes for MAESESTAAEVTELAEGLHRALSKLFSILRRGDPNTDTTGELTLAQLSILVTLLDQGPIRMTDLAAHERVRTPTTTVAIRRLEKIGLVKRSRDPSDLRAVLVDITSRGRAVLSESLANRRAALAAMLTQLPGSDLDTLMQALAPLERLASGEPAPGPAGASPARKQA; via the coding sequence ATGGCGGAAAGCGAGTCCACCGCGGCCGAGGTGACAGAGCTGGCGGAAGGTCTGCATCGCGCTCTGTCCAAGCTGTTCTCGATCCTGCGCCGCGGCGACCCCAACACCGACACGACCGGTGAGCTCACCCTGGCGCAGTTGTCGATCCTGGTGACTTTGCTGGATCAGGGTCCCATCCGCATGACGGACCTGGCCGCGCACGAACGGGTCCGCACCCCCACCACCACGGTCGCGATCCGGCGGCTGGAGAAGATCGGTCTGGTGAAGCGTTCGCGGGATCCGTCCGACCTGCGGGCCGTGCTCGTCGACATCACCTCGCGCGGACGGGCGGTTCTGAGCGAGTCGCTGGCCAACCGGCGCGCCGCCCTGGCCGCGATGCTCACCCAGCTGCCCGGCTCCGACCTGGACACCCTGATGCAGGCACTCGCGCCGCTGGAGCGGCTGGCCTCCGGCGAGCCGGCGCCGGGTCCCGCCGGAGCGTCGCCCGCACGCAAGCAGGCGTGA
- a CDS encoding amino acid ABC transporter ATP-binding protein yields MTTGTASRPSVSLAAKEIHQTLGGLAVLRGVDIEVPAGSTTAVVGPSGSGKSTLLRSLNRLHEPDSGDILLDGRSVLRDDPDELRQRIGMVFQHFNLFPHLSVLDNVALAPRKLRRLSAGAARDLARTQLERVGLGHKAGAHPAMLSGGQQQRVAIARALAMAPQVMLFDEATSALDPEMVKGILELIAALGAEGMTMIVVTHEMGFARSASDTVVFMDHGKVVESGPPAQIFEAAQTERLQRFLDQVL; encoded by the coding sequence GTGACGACCGGCACGGCGAGTCGCCCGTCGGTATCGTTGGCGGCCAAGGAAATCCACCAGACCCTCGGCGGGCTGGCGGTGCTGCGCGGCGTCGACATCGAGGTTCCCGCGGGCAGCACCACCGCCGTGGTCGGACCGTCCGGGTCGGGCAAGTCGACGCTGCTGCGCAGCCTGAACCGGTTACACGAACCCGACAGCGGCGATATCCTGCTGGACGGCCGGTCGGTGCTGCGCGACGACCCCGACGAACTCCGTCAGCGCATCGGCATGGTGTTCCAGCATTTCAACCTCTTTCCCCACCTCAGCGTGCTGGACAACGTCGCGCTGGCACCGCGCAAGTTGCGCCGCCTGTCCGCCGGCGCGGCCCGCGACCTGGCGCGGACGCAGCTGGAGCGCGTCGGGCTCGGGCACAAGGCCGGCGCGCATCCCGCCATGCTGTCCGGCGGCCAGCAACAACGGGTCGCGATCGCCCGCGCGTTGGCGATGGCTCCCCAGGTGATGCTGTTCGACGAGGCGACTTCGGCGCTGGACCCGGAGATGGTCAAGGGCATTCTCGAACTGATCGCCGCGCTCGGCGCCGAGGGCATGACGATGATCGTCGTCACCCACGAGATGGGGTTTGCCCGCTCCGCATCCGACACGGTCGTTTTCATGGATCACGGCAAGGTCGTGGAATCGGGTCCGCCCGCTCAGATCTTCGAAGCCGCGCAGACGGAGCGCCTGCAGCGCTTCCTGGACCAAGTTCTTTGA